GCTGATAAAAGCCAACAAATAGGTCGTCATGTCATTATGGCGGTATTTATTCTGCCACGAATTTTCACTAATTTCCAATCCGGGGATACGAAGAAATGTTTTAACAGAGAGAAGTTGGCCTTAAGGAAAGATTACCGCGCTCCGTGCCTCTGCCTGCAATGACGGAAACAGAGAATATTTAGGGAAATAAGAATCAATCTTAATAGAGAAAGAGATCATCCTATAAGCATATAAAGCAAAAATCCCGCAATTGCGGGATTTTTGCTATAATGAAAAGCCGTTTTACTTAAGCTTTTTCTTCACTTCTACTTCCTGGTAAGCTTCTATAATATCAAGTTGCTGTATGTCGTTGTAATTCTTGATCTGCATACCGCAATCGTAACCTTTAGAAACTTCTTTCACGTCGTCTTTAAAACGCTTCAGGGCAGCAAGCTCGCCAGTGTAGATAACCACACCGTCCCTGATAAGCCTAATTTTCGATCCCCTGAATATCTTGCCATCGGTTACCATACATCCTGCGATAGTTCCCACCTTAGAAATCTTGAAGGTTTCGCGTATCTCGGCAGTACCCGTAACTTCTTCCTTAAGTTCCGGCGAAAGCATGCCTTCCATTGCGTCTTTCAGGTCATCGATAGCATCGTAGATGATCGAATAGTTCCTGATATCGATTTCTTCCTTGTCGGCCAATGTCCTGGCGCTCGCAGAAGGGCGTACGTTAAACCCGATAATGATCGCATCGGAAGCCGAAGCCAGCAATACGTCAGATTCGGTGATCGCGCCTACTCCTTTATGGATGATATTGATCTGGATCTCTTCAGTAGAAAGTTTTGAGAACGAGTCGGATAGTGCCTCAACAGAACCGTCCACGTCACCTTTAAGGATGATGTTAAGCTCCTTGAACTGTCCAAGCGCGATCCTTCTTCCAATCTCGGCAAGCGTGATGTGCCTTTGTGTACGAACCGATTGCTCACGCATTAACTGTGTACGTTTGGCAGCGATCTGTTTTGCTTCCCTTTCATCTTCAAATACGCTGAATTTATCACCCGCTGTTGGCGCGCCGTCCAGACCTAATATGGATATAGGTGTGGAAGGGCCAGCCTCTTTAACGTTGTGTCCGCGTTCATCGTGCATCGCCTTGATTTTACCATGGTGCTTGCCCGCAAGTACATAGTCGCCCACGCGCAGCGTACCGCCCTGTACAAGTACTGTAGATATGTATCCCCTTCCCTTATCAAGGAAAGCCTCAACAACAGTTCCCACAGCCGCCTTATCAGGATTTGCCTTAAGGTCGAGTATTTCTGCCTCAAGCAATACTTTTTCAAGCAGCTCTTTTACGCCGAGGCCTGTTTTGGCAGAGATGTCGTGCGATTGTATCTTACCGCCCCAGTCTTCTACCAGGAGGTTCATACCCGCAAGCCTTTCTTTTATCTTTTCAGGATTCGCCGCCGGCTTATCCACTTTATTGATCGCAAATATAATTGGCACTCCCGCCGCCTGTGCGTGGTTGATCGCCTCTTTTGTCTGTGGCATGATGTCGTCGTCTGCCGCTATAACAATAATAGCGATATCGGTCACCTGCGCACCCCTGGCCCTCATCGCGGTAAACGCCTCGTGGCCCGGTGTATCAAGGAATGCTATTTTCTGGCCATTATCCAGCGTTACCCCGTAGGCACCGATGTGCTGGGTTATACCACCTGATTCACCTGCGATAACATTCTCTTTACGAATGTAGTCAAGGAGCGATGTCTTACCGTGGTCAACGTGGCCCATTACGGTAACGATCGGAGCCCTGAATACAAGGTCCTCTTCCCTGTCTTCCACTACTTCCATTGATTCCTCGATATCTGTAGTGACAAATTCCACCTCATAACCAAATTCGTCTGCCACAATAGTCAGCGTTTCGGCATCAAGCCTTTGGTTCATGGTAACCATGATACCCAATGACATACATACTGAGATCACTTTGGTGATAGGCACATCCATCATGGTCGCAATTTCACCAACGGTAACAAATTCTGTCACCTTAAGCACTTTGCTTCCTTCGTCAAGCATTCTTTGCTCATCGTCCGATTTCTGACGGTGGCTGTCACGCTTGTCCCTACGGTATTTTGCCGCTTTGGATTTACCCCCTTTGCCCTGAAGCTTTTCAAGGGTTTCACGGATCTGGTTCTTAACTTCTTCTTCGGTAGGCTCTACTTTAGAAACTATAGCGGGGCGCTTGCCTGTATTCGGCCCGAATTTGTTCGCAGCAGGTTGTCCCGGCCTGTTTTGCCCAGGGCCTCCCTGTCCGCCCGGCCTGTTCTGGCCCGGACCGCCCTGTCCCTGTGGTTTCGGTGTGATCCTTTTCCTTTTGTTTTTATCGTTGTTCTGGTTTCCGCCACCCGGGGTTATGGCTGCGCCACCCGGTTTCTGGCCATCTTTCCTGAACTCTTCTTTTTTCTTTTTAGGCTTATTGAACTGCGAAAGGTCAATAGTCTGCCCTGTAAAAGTAGCCCCTGTAAGCTTTTGGTACTGGGTCGCTATCTTTTCTTCCTCTGCCGGCGCTTCAGGAGCGGCAGCAGGCTGTTCTTTCTGGCCTTCTGCAGGCTTTTGCGCCACCCTCGGCTGTATAGCAGGTGCGGCTTTAGGCTGCTCGGGCGCTGCTTCCTTCGAAGCTGCGGCAGGTGTTGCTGCAGGCTCTGCCGGTTTTGGCGCCTCCTGTGGTTTTTCGGCAGCTGCCGCCTGTGGCTCAGCCTTTGCCGGAGCGTCTGAAGCAGGCTCTGCTTTTTTGGCATTAAGGTCAATTTTGCCAACAGAAACCGGCCCGGAAAGTGAGGCTTTGGCCCTTATCACTTCCTGTCGTTGCTTTTCTTCATCCTGCCTCCTCTTTTCTTCCAGCTCACGTTCGCGCTCTATACGAAGCGCTTCCTTCTCCTTCCTTTTCTCCTCGCTGACTTCGAGGGAAGCGGCCTTGTTTCCTTTGTCGGCAGAAAATTGATTGTAAAGAGTATTATATTCCTCGCCCGAGATCTTGGCATTTGGGCTGGCTTCGATAGCGAAACCCTTGTCCTTAAGGAACTCAACGGCCCTGTCAAGCGAAATATTTAATTCCCTTAATACTTTGTTTATTCTTATTGCTCTTTCTTCAGACATACAATCTTATTAATTTATCTTCTTTGTTGTGTTGTGCTGTGTGTTAAACCGGACTAATCCTCAAATTCTTCTTTCAATATCCGCATCACATCAAGTATGGTCTCCTCTTCAAGGTCGGTCCTTCTAACAAGATCAGCAACATCCTGCTTTAGTACGCTCCTTGCGGTATCGAGGCCGATCTTTGCAAACTCGGCAATGATCCATGCTTCGATCTCATCAGAGAACTCTGTTAATTCAACGTCCTCATCCTCAGCAGCGGTCCCTTCGCGGATAACGTCAAGCTCGTAGCCTGTAAGCAAACCTGCCAGCTTGATGTTGTGGCCGCCCCTTCCTATCGCTTTGGAAACCTCTTCCAGCTTAAGGAACACCTCTGCCCTGTGATTCGTTTCATCTATCTTTATAGATGATACTTTTGCCGGGCTCAATGCCCTTGATATGTATAATTGCGTGTTTGTCGTATAATTGATCACGTCGATGTTCTCATTGCCGAGTTCGCGGACGATACCATGGATACGGGAACCTTTCATCCCCACACAGGCCCCAACCGGGTCTATCCTGTCATCATAAGAATCTACCGCTACTTTTGCTTTTTCACCCGGAATCCTTACCACTTTTTTCACGGTGATCAGGCCGTCGAAAACTTCCGGTATCTCCTGCTCGAACAATTTCTCAAGGAACAGCTCTGATGTACGCGACATAATGATCATCGGCTTGTTGCCTTTCAGCTCTACGCTTTCGATGATGCCGCGCACGTTGTCACCCTTCCTGAAAAAGTCAGACGGTATCTGCTTTTCTTTCGGCAAAACGATCTCGTTGCCTTCATCATCCACCAAAATTACGGCTTTTGGCCTTACATGGTGTACTTCTGCTGTATAAATATCGCCTGTAAGGTCTTTAAATTGCTTATACAGGTTGGTATTATCGTGCTCGTGTATCTTCGAAATAAGATTTTGGCGCAGCGCCAGTATCGCCCTGCGGCCCAACTGGATAAGCTTCACTTCTTCCGAAACATCCTCACCCACTTCAAAGTCGGGCTCTATCCTTCTCGCTTCGCTAAGTGAAATCTCCTGGTTAGGGTCTTCTACTTCGCCGTCGGCAACCACCACACGGTTCCTCCATATCTCCATATCCCCTTTGTCAGGGTTGATGATAATATCAAAGTTATCATCTGATCCATATTTCTTCTTCAGTGCATTCCTGAATACATCTTCCAGTATCGCCATCAGCGTAACGCGATCTATAAGCTTATCATCTTTAAACTCTGAAAACGAATCGATTAATGCGAGATTTTCCATGCCAACTTTCTATTTTTTTAAAATTTTATTACAACAACTGCCTGTTTGATGTCCTGATAAGGTATTTCTTCCCTTTTTTGTACGGTTTCTTTCCCTTTCCCTATTTGTTTGGGTTCGCGGGCGGTCCACTCGAGGACAATAAATTCTTCATTCGCAT
Above is a genomic segment from Flavobacterium album containing:
- the infB gene encoding translation initiation factor IF-2 gives rise to the protein MSEERAIRINKVLRELNISLDRAVEFLKDKGFAIEASPNAKISGEEYNTLYNQFSADKGNKAASLEVSEEKRKEKEALRIERERELEEKRRQDEEKQRQEVIRAKASLSGPVSVGKIDLNAKKAEPASDAPAKAEPQAAAAEKPQEAPKPAEPAATPAAASKEAAPEQPKAAPAIQPRVAQKPAEGQKEQPAAAPEAPAEEEKIATQYQKLTGATFTGQTIDLSQFNKPKKKKEEFRKDGQKPGGAAITPGGGNQNNDKNKRKRITPKPQGQGGPGQNRPGGQGGPGQNRPGQPAANKFGPNTGKRPAIVSKVEPTEEEVKNQIRETLEKLQGKGGKSKAAKYRRDKRDSHRQKSDDEQRMLDEGSKVLKVTEFVTVGEIATMMDVPITKVISVCMSLGIMVTMNQRLDAETLTIVADEFGYEVEFVTTDIEESMEVVEDREEDLVFRAPIVTVMGHVDHGKTSLLDYIRKENVIAGESGGITQHIGAYGVTLDNGQKIAFLDTPGHEAFTAMRARGAQVTDIAIIVIAADDDIMPQTKEAINHAQAAGVPIIFAINKVDKPAANPEKIKERLAGMNLLVEDWGGKIQSHDISAKTGLGVKELLEKVLLEAEILDLKANPDKAAVGTVVEAFLDKGRGYISTVLVQGGTLRVGDYVLAGKHHGKIKAMHDERGHNVKEAGPSTPISILGLDGAPTAGDKFSVFEDEREAKQIAAKRTQLMREQSVRTQRHITLAEIGRRIALGQFKELNIILKGDVDGSVEALSDSFSKLSTEEIQINIIHKGVGAITESDVLLASASDAIIIGFNVRPSASARTLADKEEIDIRNYSIIYDAIDDLKDAMEGMLSPELKEEVTGTAEIRETFKISKVGTIAGCMVTDGKIFRGSKIRLIRDGVVIYTGELAALKRFKDDVKEVSKGYDCGMQIKNYNDIQQLDIIEAYQEVEVKKKLK
- the nusA gene encoding transcription termination factor NusA, with product MENLALIDSFSEFKDDKLIDRVTLMAILEDVFRNALKKKYGSDDNFDIIINPDKGDMEIWRNRVVVADGEVEDPNQEISLSEARRIEPDFEVGEDVSEEVKLIQLGRRAILALRQNLISKIHEHDNTNLYKQFKDLTGDIYTAEVHHVRPKAVILVDDEGNEIVLPKEKQIPSDFFRKGDNVRGIIESVELKGNKPMIIMSRTSELFLEKLFEQEIPEVFDGLITVKKVVRIPGEKAKVAVDSYDDRIDPVGACVGMKGSRIHGIVRELGNENIDVINYTTNTQLYISRALSPAKVSSIKIDETNHRAEVFLKLEEVSKAIGRGGHNIKLAGLLTGYELDVIREGTAAEDEDVELTEFSDEIEAWIIAEFAKIGLDTARSVLKQDVADLVRRTDLEEETILDVMRILKEEFED